From one Streptomyces chromofuscus genomic stretch:
- a CDS encoding helical backbone metal receptor, whose translation MRVVSLVPSLTEAVAVSAPGVLVGATDWCTHPADLDVTRVGGTKNPRLDRVLALAPDLVVANEEENRAPDLDILRAAGAEVLVTEVRDLPQAFGELARVLDACGASPRPAWLRDAERAWARLPAPAPRTTAVVPIWRRPWMVLGRATFAGDVLARLGVDQLYAGHPDRYPRIPLDALRAAAPDLVVLPDEPYRFTADDGPEAFEPLPCALVSGRHLTWYGPSLAEAPRVLGEALRAVFR comes from the coding sequence GTGCGCGTCGTCTCGCTGGTGCCCTCCCTCACGGAGGCCGTGGCGGTGTCCGCTCCCGGCGTACTCGTCGGCGCGACGGACTGGTGCACCCATCCGGCGGACCTCGACGTCACCCGCGTCGGTGGGACCAAGAACCCCCGCCTCGACCGTGTCCTCGCGCTCGCCCCCGACCTGGTGGTCGCCAACGAGGAGGAGAACCGGGCCCCCGACCTCGACATCCTGCGCGCGGCCGGCGCGGAGGTGCTGGTGACCGAGGTGCGGGACCTGCCGCAGGCCTTCGGCGAGCTGGCGCGGGTGCTCGACGCCTGCGGAGCCTCTCCGCGCCCCGCGTGGCTGCGGGACGCGGAGCGGGCCTGGGCGCGGCTGCCGGCGCCGGCCCCGCGCACCACGGCCGTGGTGCCGATCTGGCGGCGGCCCTGGATGGTGCTGGGCCGTGCCACCTTCGCCGGTGACGTCCTCGCCCGCCTGGGCGTGGACCAGCTCTACGCGGGCCACCCGGACCGCTACCCGCGGATCCCGCTCGACGCCCTGCGCGCCGCCGCCCCGGACCTGGTCGTCCTGCCGGACGAGCCCTACCGCTTCACCGCCGACGACGGCCCGGAGGCCTTCGAGCCGCTGCCCTGCGCGCTCGTCAGCGGCCGGCACCTGACCTGGTACGGGCCGTCGCTGGCCGAGGCCCCCCGGGTGCTGGGGGAGGCCCTGCGAGCAGTGTTCCGCTGA
- a CDS encoding helix-turn-helix domain-containing protein: MGDHKEQPLRVGAAVRRRRRALELTLAVVAERSGLSVPFLSQVENDRARPSQTSLEKVADALRTTAVELLAAADPACSVDVVRADPTEPGPQPQVRSLVRGHHQMHASEFTGDHEAGREFQYRNDQLMYVADGAAEIEAEGRAYRLGRGDTLYLTGGVRHRWRATVPDTRVLVVAVAEHIEALRDRRR, translated from the coding sequence ATGGGCGACCACAAAGAGCAGCCCCTTCGGGTGGGCGCGGCCGTGCGGCGGCGCCGTCGTGCCCTCGAGCTCACCCTCGCCGTCGTGGCCGAGCGCAGCGGCCTGTCGGTCCCCTTCCTGAGCCAGGTCGAGAACGACCGCGCCCGGCCCAGCCAGACCTCCCTGGAGAAGGTCGCCGACGCCCTGCGCACCACCGCCGTGGAGCTCCTCGCCGCCGCCGACCCGGCGTGCAGCGTCGACGTGGTGCGCGCCGACCCCACCGAGCCGGGCCCGCAGCCGCAGGTGCGTTCCCTGGTGCGCGGTCACCACCAGATGCACGCCTCCGAGTTCACCGGCGACCACGAGGCGGGCCGTGAATTCCAGTACCGCAACGACCAGTTGATGTATGTCGCCGACGGCGCCGCAGAGATCGAGGCGGAGGGCCGCGCCTATCGCCTGGGCCGCGGCGACACCCTGTACCTCACGGGCGGCGTGCGGCACCGCTGGCGGGCCACCGTGCCGGACACGCGCGTGCTGGTCGTCGCCGTCGCCGAGCACATCGAGGCCCTCCGGGACCGGCGCCGTTAG